The genomic window TCTGTCTTGACAAATTTTTTAACTGGTCCTGGACCAAAAGATACAATAGAATATTTCAAGTTCTTTATTTTCTATTATCGGTTAGCGTTATGTTCTATTTCAAAGAAAGAGATTATCCATTTTATACTTTTTTGTTTAATGCTATTTTTACTATCTTCACATTTCTTATCACTAAATCAGATCTTGTCTTCAAAATATTCAGCATATATATATGCCTATTGCCTGGATTTCTATTTGTCAATGGAGTATTAACAGGTAGCTTTATACCTTCACCAGTAGTCAACTACAATCCATCTGAAATCATCAATTTGAGAATAAAAACAATACCTATAGAAGATTTGGCATATGGATTTTTGCTATTTCAAGCAAATGTTTTATTATTTAAGGAATTTTCTACTCAAGCCAATTCAAATATATAAAAGATAGATTACTCAAGTTTCAATAGCTTGGCTGTGAAAGAGCGTCCATCAATAAAACCTACAAGCACATACATACCGGGATTTAACTTTTCAACGTGAAGTTTGAATACCGATTCTTGTGTAGGATCTTTCTCATAACCGACACTTTGGTCTTTGCCATCGATAGAATAAACCCGTATTTCGTCCAAATGGCCTTCGGGTGTATTTAAAAAACAAATATCCTTCACAGGTTGAGGATGTATGAACAATTGATATTCATCTTTAGAGCCCTCTATAGAATTTGAGATCCGGCATGTT from Saprospiraceae bacterium includes these protein-coding regions:
- a CDS encoding lycopene cyclase domain-containing protein, which translates into the protein MSPYLHYTYLLVLFFAVIICFLFSYHKKIKFHLHFNFLFPSIGLVAIPFIAWDIIFTKAGIWWFDHTYTIGTDIINLPIEEWMFFVCIPFSCMFTYFCLDKFFNWSWTKRYNRIFQVLYFLLSVSVMFYFKERDYPFYTFLFNAIFTIFTFLITKSDLVFKIFSIYICLLPGFLFVNGVLTGSFIPSPVVNYNPSEIINLRIKTIPIEDLAYGFLLFQANVLLFKEFSTQANSNI